From Micromonospora echinaurantiaca:
GATGCCGACAGACAGTCGCACGAGATCGCCGGGAACTTCAAGCGGCGAGCCGGCAGCACTTGCGTGTGTCATCCGGCCCGGGTGCTCGATCAGGGATTCCACCCCGCCGAGCGACTCGGCGAGCACGAAGAGCTTCGCCCGGTTGCAGATCTCCACCGCGTGGTCCTCGCCGCCGGCCGCGCGGAACGAGATCATGCCGCCGAACCGGCGCATCTGCTTGGCGGCCACCTCGTGCCCGGGGTGCGCGGGCAGGCCCGGGTAGATGACCTCGGCCACCTTGGCGTGCCCGTCCAGGTACGCGGCGATCCGCTCGGCGTTGTCGCAGTGCCGGTCCATCCGTACGCCCAGGGTCTTGATCCCGCGCAGGGTGAGCCAGGCGTCGAACGGGCCGTTGATCGCGCCCATCGCGTTCTGGTGGTAGCGCAGTTCCTCGCCCAGCCCGGCGTCGGCCGCGATCAGCGCCCCACCGACCACGTCGGAGTGACCGCCGATGTACTTGGTGGTGGAGTGCACCACCACGTCGGCGCCGTGCGCGATCGGCTGCTGCAGGTACGGCGAGGCGAAGGTGTTGTCGACCACCAGCAGGGCACCCGCGTCGTGCGCGACGGCGGCCAGCGCGGCCAGGTCGGCGATGCCGAGCAGCGGGTTGGTCGGCGTCTCCACCCAGACGATCTTCGTGCTGCCGGGGCGGATGGCGGCCCGGATCGCGTCCGGGTCGGAGACCTTGGCCGGGGTGAAGTCCAGGCCCCACCGCTCGGCGACCCGGGCGAAGAGGCGGTACGTGCCGCCGTACGCGTCGTCCGGGATCACCACGTGGTCACCCGGCTTGCAGACGGTGCGCAGCAGGGTGTCCTCGGCGGCCAGGCCGCTGGCGAAGGCGAGCCCGACCGGGCCGCCCTCCAGCGCCGCGAGGCACTCCTGGAGCGCGTCGCGGGTCGGGTTGCCGGAGCGGCTGTACTCGTAGCCCTGGCGGGGCGCGCCGACGGCGTCCTGGGCGTAGGTGCTGGTCTGGTAGATCGGTGGGATCACCGCGCCGGTGCGGGCCTCGGGGTCCTGACCGGCGTGGATGGCGAGCGTCTCGAAGCCGTGACTCATTCCCGGAACGTTAGTCGTCCAGCCCGTCCCAGCCCATGGAACCCACCCCGCG
This genomic window contains:
- a CDS encoding cystathionine gamma-synthase, translating into MSHGFETLAIHAGQDPEARTGAVIPPIYQTSTYAQDAVGAPRQGYEYSRSGNPTRDALQECLAALEGGPVGLAFASGLAAEDTLLRTVCKPGDHVVIPDDAYGGTYRLFARVAERWGLDFTPAKVSDPDAIRAAIRPGSTKIVWVETPTNPLLGIADLAALAAVAHDAGALLVVDNTFASPYLQQPIAHGADVVVHSTTKYIGGHSDVVGGALIAADAGLGEELRYHQNAMGAINGPFDAWLTLRGIKTLGVRMDRHCDNAERIAAYLDGHAKVAEVIYPGLPAHPGHEVAAKQMRRFGGMISFRAAGGEDHAVEICNRAKLFVLAESLGGVESLIEHPGRMTHASAAGSPLEVPGDLVRLSVGIETVDDLLADLEQALG